One part of the Mariniflexile litorale genome encodes these proteins:
- a CDS encoding GNAT family N-acetyltransferase translates to MSKDTIVIRKIAPNDNAQIEQIIRACFHEFKIPLEGTAYSDEETPQMYESYQNDNDVYFVIEQDGEILGGGGVKPLKDFEANVCEIQKMYFSPKVRGKGYGRLLFEKCLSAAKNLGYKKCYLESAPQLKAAIHIYDSYGFKHLKGALGNTGHFSCGVWMVKDL, encoded by the coding sequence ATGAGTAAAGATACTATTGTTATTCGGAAAATAGCACCTAATGATAATGCTCAAATTGAGCAAATTATTAGGGCATGTTTTCATGAATTTAAAATTCCTTTGGAAGGAACAGCTTATTCTGATGAAGAAACACCACAAATGTATGAATCCTATCAAAATGATAATGATGTTTATTTTGTGATTGAACAAGATGGTGAAATTTTGGGCGGCGGTGGCGTAAAACCTTTAAAGGACTTTGAAGCGAATGTGTGTGAAATTCAAAAAATGTATTTTTCCCCAAAGGTTAGAGGAAAAGGTTATGGTAGATTACTATTTGAGAAATGTTTGTCAGCAGCCAAAAATTTGGGATATAAGAAGTGTTATTTAGAATCGGCACCCCAATTAAAAGCAGCGATACATATTTACGATAGTTACGGTTTTAAACATTTAAAAGGGGCTTTAGGCAATACGGGGCATTTTTCGTGTGGTGTTTGGATGGTAAAAGATTTGTAA